One Rossellomorea aquimaris DNA window includes the following coding sequences:
- a CDS encoding metal-sulfur cluster assembly factor, with product MDQDLKDNLMGALEQVVDPELGIDIVNLGLVYDVDLDEEGKATVTMTLTSMGCPLAGTIVDQVKTALSDIPEVKETEVDIVWNPPWSKDNMSRYAKIALGIR from the coding sequence ATGGATCAAGATCTTAAAGATAATTTGATGGGTGCACTGGAACAGGTGGTTGACCCTGAGTTAGGAATAGACATTGTCAATTTAGGTCTGGTATATGATGTGGATCTGGATGAAGAGGGTAAAGCGACGGTCACTATGACACTTACATCAATGGGATGCCCACTGGCTGGTACCATTGTCGATCAAGTGAAAACAGCCCTAAGTGACATCCCTGAAGTGAAGGAAACAGAAGTAGACATCGTCTGGAATCCCCCATGGAGCAAAGACAACATGTCACGCTATGCAAAGATTGCATTGGGGATTAGGTAA
- a CDS encoding DUF3813 domain-containing protein, translating to MSNPLFQQARNAVHSAQQACSTGQNAQMSIDKAKNALSSAYANSNVEEQKQLHALQDELNRLS from the coding sequence ATGAGTAATCCATTATTCCAACAGGCCCGTAACGCGGTTCATTCTGCCCAACAAGCATGCAGTACGGGACAAAACGCTCAAATGTCCATTGATAAAGCGAAAAACGCGTTGTCATCTGCTTACGCTAACTCAAATGTCGAAGAACAAAAGCAACTTCATGCTCTTCAAGATGAGTTAAACCGCCTGTCATAA
- a CDS encoding BsuPI-related putative proteinase inhibitor: MKAFVYILISSFMLFSVPSPMKAEKAPLIFSVKSIPGEEGSQIRLVLYNNSEGDKKITFHTSKMFDFTIKNKAGQVVYRYSQGKSFLQAFQTLTLKKGETKIWKETWDYKQQGKRVPKGHYTIEAQLMGEDMSGFDRPLRAEDSFSVPDENPSFRGVKVREVKGRVSITGQARVSDGSFYYAVEDGHRVLLRETFFKVNKEAPNWTGFSIILPELSGSAEKVFVSLYERDKGDGKILHRYVISIP; encoded by the coding sequence TTGAAGGCATTTGTTTATATACTTATTAGTTCTTTCATGCTCTTTAGTGTACCTTCTCCGATGAAAGCAGAGAAGGCACCTCTGATCTTTTCTGTGAAATCTATTCCAGGAGAAGAAGGATCTCAAATCAGGCTCGTTCTTTATAATAATAGTGAAGGTGATAAAAAGATCACCTTCCATACGAGTAAGATGTTTGACTTTACAATCAAAAACAAAGCAGGCCAAGTGGTCTATCGGTACAGTCAGGGGAAATCATTCCTCCAGGCGTTTCAAACCCTTACGTTGAAAAAGGGTGAAACGAAGATTTGGAAAGAAACATGGGATTACAAGCAGCAAGGAAAGCGTGTCCCAAAAGGGCATTATACGATCGAAGCACAGCTGATGGGAGAGGATATGAGTGGATTTGATCGTCCTTTGCGAGCTGAGGATTCATTCTCGGTTCCGGATGAAAATCCGTCATTTAGGGGAGTAAAGGTGCGTGAGGTGAAAGGGCGTGTTTCCATCACAGGGCAAGCACGTGTTTCAGATGGCAGCTTTTATTATGCGGTGGAGGACGGACATAGAGTGCTTCTAAGAGAAACCTTTTTCAAGGTAAATAAAGAAGCGCCAAACTGGACTGGTTTTTCCATCATACTTCCGGAGCTATCAGGTAGTGCTGAGAAGGTTTTTGTAAGTCTTTATGAGCGGGATAAAGGGGATGGGAAGATTCTTCACAGATATGTCATCTCCATTCCGTGA
- a CDS encoding Cof-type HAD-IIB family hydrolase, whose amino-acid sequence MNAQEKHLIVLDLDGTLLTDEKKISSKTHDILNKARMKGHEVMIATGRPYRASELYYQQLKLTTPIVNFNGAFVHHPMDDSWGLYHEPMDLKVAKQIIDACDDFKFRNIVAEVMDDVYLHYHDEKIIDVFMMGNPAISTGDIRNVLSDHPTSMLIHAEEEDVPEIRAHLDDVHAELIDHRRWAAPWHIIEIVKSGLNKAVGIERVASSLNIPQERIIAFGDEDNDLEMLEYAGTGVAMGNAIDPLKDIANEFTLSNEEDGIGRYLQKRFDL is encoded by the coding sequence ATGAACGCACAAGAAAAACATCTGATTGTTCTGGATTTAGACGGAACACTATTAACGGACGAGAAGAAAATCTCATCAAAAACTCACGATATATTAAATAAAGCACGCATGAAAGGGCATGAAGTGATGATTGCCACAGGCAGACCATATCGTGCGAGTGAATTGTATTATCAACAATTAAAGCTAACTACTCCCATAGTAAATTTCAACGGTGCATTCGTGCATCACCCTATGGATGATTCGTGGGGATTGTATCACGAGCCGATGGATTTAAAGGTAGCGAAACAAATCATTGACGCATGTGACGATTTTAAATTCCGCAACATTGTTGCCGAAGTGATGGATGATGTATATCTGCACTACCATGATGAAAAGATCATAGATGTATTCATGATGGGTAATCCTGCGATTTCAACAGGAGACATTCGAAATGTACTTTCTGATCATCCTACTTCCATGCTCATTCACGCTGAAGAAGAAGATGTTCCGGAAATTCGTGCACACCTGGATGATGTTCATGCAGAATTGATTGACCATCGCCGCTGGGCTGCACCGTGGCACATCATCGAAATCGTTAAATCAGGATTGAATAAAGCTGTCGGAATTGAACGAGTTGCTTCATCTTTAAATATTCCGCAAGAACGGATCATTGCATTCGGAGATGAAGATAATGATCTTGAAATGCTTGAATATGCAGGCACTGGAGTTGCCATGGGGAATGCCATTGATCCCCTTAAAGACATTGCCAATGAATTTACACTTTCGAATGAAGAAGACGGAATCGGCCGCTACCTGCAAAAACGATTTGATCTCTAA
- a CDS encoding prolyl oligopeptidase family serine peptidase, whose translation MILVDKSTIQTIPFLHLVKEEDADKQVPVCFFIHGFTSAKEHNLHYAYYLAEKGFRVILPDCLEHGERSTGKSEHQLGQVFWKIVLNTIHELSIIKGHFEEKGLLARNGVGVAGTSMGGIITLGALTQYDWISSAVSLMGNPTYVKFAQAQLAQVESLGYELPFSEEEIENMLNELAHYDLSLQPEKLSGRPLMFWHGKRDKVVPFNLTHEFYQSILPYYESREDNLLFIEDDKADHKVTREGVLKLVEWFEKHLSA comes from the coding sequence ATGATCTTAGTTGATAAATCAACCATTCAAACAATCCCGTTTCTGCACCTTGTAAAGGAAGAGGATGCAGATAAGCAAGTCCCGGTATGCTTTTTCATCCACGGGTTTACAAGTGCGAAGGAGCATAATTTACATTACGCCTACTATCTTGCGGAAAAAGGGTTTAGAGTGATTCTTCCCGATTGTTTAGAGCATGGAGAACGGTCGACAGGCAAATCAGAGCATCAATTAGGACAAGTATTCTGGAAAATCGTCTTAAATACGATTCATGAATTATCTATTATTAAAGGTCATTTTGAAGAAAAAGGATTGCTCGCCCGTAATGGTGTCGGAGTTGCAGGGACCTCAATGGGGGGGATCATCACACTTGGTGCGTTGACTCAGTATGATTGGATCTCTTCTGCCGTCTCGCTGATGGGGAATCCTACATATGTGAAGTTTGCTCAAGCTCAGTTAGCCCAAGTTGAATCATTAGGATATGAGCTTCCATTCAGCGAAGAAGAAATAGAAAACATGTTAAATGAACTGGCTCATTATGACTTAAGTCTTCAGCCTGAAAAACTTAGCGGCAGACCATTGATGTTCTGGCACGGAAAACGGGACAAAGTCGTTCCATTCAACCTGACACACGAATTCTACCAGAGCATACTGCCATACTATGAATCCCGGGAAGATAACCTGTTATTTATAGAAGATGATAAAGCAGATCATAAAGTAACGAGAGAAGGCGTGTTAAAGCTTGTGGAGTGGTTCGAAAAACACTTATCGGCCTAA